The Vitis riparia cultivar Riparia Gloire de Montpellier isolate 1030 chromosome 10, EGFV_Vit.rip_1.0, whole genome shotgun sequence genome includes a region encoding these proteins:
- the LOC117923896 gene encoding disease resistance protein At4g27190-like: MGGVGKTTLVKQVAQQAEEEKLFHKVVMVLHISQTPNIAEIKEKIARILGLKFEAEEDRAGRLRQRLKREEKILVILDDIWGKLELREIGIPYRDDHKGCKVLLTSREHQVLSKDMRTQKEFHLQHLSEDEAWNLFKKTAGDSVEKPELRPIAVDVAKKCDGLPVAIVTIANALRGESVHVWENALEELRRSAPTNIRGVSKDVYSCLELSYNHLERFFSWEKAANKLITLVENLKGSSLLLDDEDRGNERFSSLFFNDAFVRMHDVVRDVAISIASKDPHQFVVKEAVGLQEEWQWMNECRNCTRDSYLKIPYTFFQDTKELTVLDLSGVSLKPSPSSLGFLLNLRTLCLNGCVLEDIAVIGHLERLQVLSLACSHIYQLPKEMMKLSDLRVLDLRYSIVIGDSWRPYDEEKAIALLEKSNGSSLYVAYFGLVFSSKFESVAWYQSHQVKSEIESGYSSISVFVFRFAAA, from the exons ATGGGCGGCGTGGGCAAAACCACTCTTGTCAAACAAGTAGCCCAACAAGCGGAGGAAGAAAAGCTCTTTCACAAGGTGGTCATGGTGTTACACATATCCCAAACTCCCAACATCgcagaaattaaagaaaaaattgcaaGAATATTGGGTTTGAAATTTGAGGCGGAGGAGGATAGAGCAGGTCGCCTGAGGCAAAGGttgaagagagaggagaaaatCCTGGTGATCTTAGATGATATCTGGGGGAAACTTGAGTTGAGAGAAATAGGAATTCCTTACCGAGATGATCACAAGGGGTGCAAAGTGCTGCTGACTTCCCGGGAGCATCAGGTTTTATCTAAAGATATGCGTACTCAAAAGGAGTTCCATCTTCAACACTTAAGTGAAGATGAAGCCTGGAATTTATTCAAGAAGACAGCAGGTGATTCAGTGGAGAAGCCTGAACTGCGTCCCATAGCAGTTGATGTAGCTAAAAAATGTGACGGTCTACCAGTTGCAATTGTCACCATTGCAAATGCATTAAGAGGTGAGAGTGTGCATGTATGGGAGAATGCCTTGGAAGAACTGAGAAGGTCTGCACCAACAAACATCAGAGGAGTGAGTAAAGACGTCTACTCATGTCTGGAGCTGAGCTACAACCATTTGGAAA GATTCTTTTCATGGGAGAAAGCAGCAAATAAACTAATCACACTGGTGGAAAATCTGAAAGGCTCAAGCTTGTTGCTTGACGATGAAGACAGAGGCAATGAGAGATTTTCGAGCTTGTTTTTCAATGACGCGTTTGTCAGAATGCATGATGTTGTTCGTGATGTTGCCATATCAATTGCATCCAAAGATCCTCATCAATTTGTGGTGAAAGAAGCGGTTGGATTACAAGAAGAATGGCAATGGATGAATGAATGCAGAAATTGCACTC GTGATTCTTACTTGAAAATTCCATACACCTTTTTCCAAGACACCAAAGAACTGACAGTTTTAGATTTGTCTGGAGTGTCTCTCAAGCCATCTCCTTCATCGCttggttttcttttaaatcttcgCACATTGTGTCTAAATGGATGCGTGCTCGAAGACATAGCAGTAATTGGACACCTGGAGAGACTACAAGTTCTTAGTTTGGCTTGCTCCCACATTTATCAGTTGccaaaagaaatgatgaaattgAGTGATCTAAGGGTGTTGGATTTGAG ATATTCAATAGTAATAGGTGATTCTTGGAGGCCATACGATGAGGAGAAAGCCATAGCATTGTTGGAAAAGTCAAATGGTTCTAGTCTCTACGTGGCCTACTTTGGCCTAGTCTTTAGTAGTAAGTTTGAGTCTGTTGCA